The window AAAAGGGGTGACAGACAGAACATATTTCTACTTTCATGTTCTTTTTGGTAGAACCGGTTTCAAAGCTGTTACCGCAAGCACAACTTATTATTGATTTTTCATATTTTGGATGTATATCTTTTTTCATTTTTCCTTTCCTCTAACTTCCTTTTCTTTATATTTAATAGATTAAAAATATAGAAATTATAACATATAATTATTTTAAGGTCAAAGTTTAATTCGTATCTCGCTAAAAATTAGTTAGTTAGTTACCTGGTTAAGAAAATAAAAGAAAAAAACCAGGAGTCAGAATAAATTCGTATCGCGTAAAGAGAAAAAACTCAAAAAAAATAGTAACCATCATATTCGTATCGCCTATATTATATCAGCTATTTCCGTAAAAAAAAGATAAAAACAATAATTACAACTATTTTTTCTATATATCCTATTAAAGTTTACACTAACTTCGTATCTCGTGAATCGTATCTCGTTTTTTTAATGTACAGCCTATAGAATATAGAATAATAAAAATTACAAAAGTCATAGAAGTCAGAATCCAAAATAAAATTGGTATTGTGTATTGATTAAATAAAAAAATAAAAACAATAAAAAAACTATTATCTCCTTTTTCTAGGTGCCACACTAAATTTACACTATCTAAAATTTTTTTTGTTTCTACTTAAAATATTTTATTAAATATCCTGTTCTTTAATAGAATCTAAAAACTCTTGATTGTTCTTTGTCTTTTTTAATTTATTAATCACTAATTTTACCGCACCCAGAGATGATTGCGAAGACAGCGCTCTTCTTAGTAACCATATTTTCTGTAAATTTTCTTTTGGTAGTAACAATTCTTCTTTTCGAGTACCTGATTTCCTAATATCAATTGCCGGAAATATTCGATTTTCAGAAAGTTCTCTATCTAACCTTAATTCCATATTGCCAGTACCTTTAAATTCCTCAAATATTACATCATCCATTCTGCTTCCTGTCTCTACTAAAGCGGTTGCAAGTATAGTCAAGCTACCTCCCTCTTCAATATTTCTCGCTGCTCCAAAGAATCTTTTTGGTAAATAAAGAGCACTTGAATCTAAACCACCAGATAGAGTTTTTCCACTTGTTGGAATAGTTTGATTGTAAGCGCGCGCTAATCTCGTAATGCTATCTAATAATATGACTACATCTTTTTTTTGCTCTACTAACCTTTTAGCTCTTTCCAAGACAATTTCCGCTATTTTTATATGATTACTTACAGGTTGGTCAAAAGTAGAGCTTATTACTTCAGCTTTCACTGATCTTTGCATGCCAGTTACTTCTTCTGGTCTTTCATCAACTAATAAAACCATAAGGTTTATTTCTGGATGATTAGCAGTTATCCCATTTGCAATCTTTTCCAGTAAAATTGTCTTACCTGCCTTTGGAGGGGAAACTATTAGACCTCGTTGACCTTTTCCAATTGGTGAAAATATATCAATAATTCGTGTTGATAGTCCGCCTAATTTATTTTCTAATTTTATCATCTCTTCGGGAAAAAGAGGAGTAAGGTTTTCAAAATCTATTCTTTCTTTAGATAATTCTGGATCTTCATGGTTAACTGCTTCAATTTTCAATAAAGCATAATATCTTTCTCCTTCTTTAGGAGGTCTAACCTGGCCTGACACAAGATCACCAATACTAAGATTAAATCTTCTTATTTGAGAAGGAGAAATATAAATATCATTTTCGCCTGGTAAATAGCCTCCTGTTCTTAAAAAACCAAATCCCTCATTCATAATCTCCAAAATCCCTTCAGAAAACATA of the Candidatus Woesearchaeota archaeon B3_Woes genome contains:
- a CDS encoding transcription termination factor Rho yields the protein MLLTELKEKKINDLCKIAKEYNINNFSRVKKMDLIFKILQAETEKKGYMFSEGILEIMNEGFGFLRTGGYLPGENDIYISPSQIRRFNLSIGDLVSGQVRPPKEGERYYALLKIEAVNHEDPELSKERIDFENLTPLFPEEMIKLENKLGGLSTRIIDIFSPIGKGQRGLIVSPPKAGKTILLEKIANGITANHPEINLMVLLVDERPEEVTGMQRSVKAEVISSTFDQPVSNHIKIAEIVLERAKRLVEQKKDVVILLDSITRLARAYNQTIPTSGKTLSGGLDSSALYLPKRFFGAARNIEEGGSLTILATALVETGSRMDDVIFEEFKGTGNMELRLDRELSENRIFPAIDIRKSGTRKEELLLPKENLQKIWLLRRALSSQSSLGAVKLVINKLKKTKNNQEFLDSIKEQDI
- a CDS encoding 50S ribosomal protein L31; translation: MKKDIHPKYEKSIISCACGNSFETGSTKKNMKVEICSVCHPFFTGKQKMIDTAGRVERFNKKYNLTNDEDSDN